One stretch of Pigmentiphaga aceris DNA includes these proteins:
- a CDS encoding YfiR family protein, producing the protein MFLISFLLSLQPSLLRRRLASVHRRCLLGISILAISLCATNARAQDIALVQPSLIEQQTAAVKDVVLGLLSYVRWPTEPAGIQLCVVGPTSYADGVMRGMVQATGRKVLAQRLSFDDARLGERCNAVYLGLLTDAERLALFHALEGHAVLSISERDLGCSVGSVFCLNVGTPRVSFEVNLDSMARSGLRVHPSVLQLAKRSARP; encoded by the coding sequence TTGTTCTTGATCTCGTTCCTGCTTTCTCTCCAGCCCTCCTTGCTTCGCCGACGCTTGGCATCGGTGCATCGGCGGTGCTTGCTCGGTATCTCGATACTGGCGATTTCGCTGTGTGCCACAAATGCCAGGGCACAGGATATTGCCCTGGTTCAACCGTCGCTAATCGAGCAGCAGACCGCTGCGGTCAAGGACGTTGTGCTGGGCCTGCTCAGCTACGTGCGGTGGCCGACCGAACCTGCCGGTATCCAGCTTTGTGTGGTGGGGCCCACGTCTTATGCCGACGGCGTCATGCGTGGCATGGTGCAGGCCACCGGCCGCAAGGTACTGGCGCAACGTCTGTCTTTCGATGACGCGCGGCTGGGCGAACGATGCAATGCGGTCTATCTGGGTCTGCTGACCGATGCCGAGCGCCTGGCCTTGTTTCACGCGCTGGAAGGGCATGCGGTGCTGTCGATCAGCGAACGTGACCTGGGTTGCAGCGTGGGCAGCGTGTTCTGCTTGAATGTAGGCACCCCGCGCGTCAGTTTCGAGGTCAATCTCGACTCCATGGCGCGCAGCGGCCTGCGCGTGCATCCCAGCGTGTTGCAGCTGGCCAAGCGAAGCGCCAGGCCCTGA
- a CDS encoding diguanylate cyclase domain-containing protein, giving the protein MWHWSLRKPQFRLPLRQVLYRGHLGMALVAIFLAGLTVSLVCLFTLRAYTEHNLALTARSLTFTVEAAVVFGDDSAAFDALKLIVSGDEVARVAVYNDQGRRMASWSRPTDGARGRLEQLVATWLLPPENIEPILHDGTKVGEVRLSGSGGPLTRFLLAGLAGMCVSLALTALGALYLSRRMVSDIVGPLERLAQVAHAVRRDRDFAQRVPFAPITELDELGKDFNVLLDELASWQTHLKTENETLAHKASHDSLTHLSNRAAFEQSLSIALRNAAEDNRLVAVLFLDGDHFKAINDQHGHAAGDVVLIETAARIRSQLRGKGVGARFGGDEFAVLLAPLSEVGDAARIADDILGSMAQPIYLPDGTSVVMSLTVGIAVYPDHARSPEALLKRADQAMYHAKRQSRGTRSLADQTEGKDPRQQEIALVSDPLVLDPTARTVFVGPGPGSDLERMPGSGAAAAAHLDGSTPEKFVAGSDRAS; this is encoded by the coding sequence ATGTGGCACTGGTCTCTTCGCAAACCTCAGTTCAGGCTGCCGCTGCGGCAGGTGCTGTATCGCGGCCATCTTGGCATGGCGCTGGTGGCGATCTTCCTGGCCGGGCTGACGGTCAGTCTGGTGTGTCTGTTCACCTTGCGCGCCTACACCGAACACAACCTGGCGCTGACCGCGCGCTCGCTGACATTCACGGTGGAAGCTGCCGTGGTGTTCGGGGACGATAGCGCGGCGTTCGATGCGCTCAAGCTGATCGTCTCGGGCGATGAAGTGGCCCGCGTGGCGGTTTACAACGACCAGGGGCGACGCATGGCGAGCTGGTCGCGCCCTACCGATGGCGCACGTGGCCGGCTCGAACAACTGGTGGCAACCTGGCTGCTGCCGCCCGAAAACATCGAACCGATCTTGCACGACGGTACCAAGGTTGGCGAAGTGCGGTTAAGTGGTTCCGGCGGGCCGCTTACCCGTTTCCTGCTGGCCGGGCTTGCTGGCATGTGTGTCAGTCTGGCCCTGACGGCGCTGGGTGCGCTGTACTTATCGCGGCGGATGGTGAGCGACATCGTTGGCCCGCTGGAGCGCCTGGCGCAGGTTGCCCACGCCGTGCGCCGTGACCGTGACTTTGCCCAGCGTGTGCCGTTTGCGCCTATCACTGAACTCGATGAGCTTGGCAAAGACTTCAACGTGCTGCTTGACGAGCTTGCGTCCTGGCAAACCCATTTGAAGACCGAAAATGAAACCCTGGCACACAAGGCCAGCCACGACAGCCTGACGCATTTGTCCAACCGCGCCGCCTTCGAGCAAAGCCTGAGCATCGCCTTGCGCAATGCGGCGGAAGATAATCGGCTGGTGGCGGTGCTGTTCCTGGACGGGGATCATTTCAAGGCGATCAATGACCAGCACGGTCATGCGGCAGGAGACGTGGTGCTGATCGAAACCGCCGCACGTATCCGCAGCCAGCTCCGCGGCAAGGGTGTGGGTGCCCGCTTCGGTGGCGACGAGTTCGCCGTCTTGTTGGCGCCGTTGTCCGAAGTGGGGGATGCAGCCCGCATTGCCGACGATATTCTGGGCAGCATGGCCCAGCCGATTTACTTGCCTGATGGAACAAGCGTCGTCATGTCGCTGACCGTCGGCATCGCGGTCTATCCTGACCACGCCCGTAGCCCGGAGGCGCTGTTGAAGCGTGCCGACCAGGCTATGTATCACGCCAAGCGACAGTCCCGGGGGACGCGTAGCCTGGCAGACCAGACAGAGGGCAAAGACCCTCGCCAACAGGAGATTGCGCTTGTCTCAGACCCCCTGGTTCTCGACCCGACTGCTCGCACCGTGTTTGTCGGGCCTGGCCCTGGCTCTGACCTTGAGCGCATGCCGGGCTCCGGTGCCGCAGCCGCCGCTCACCTCGATGGCAGTACCCCCGAAAAATTTGTCGCAGGATCAGATCGAGCTTCTTAA
- a CDS encoding OmpA family protein, translating to MSQDQIELLKDQGFALKEEGWTFDISSKVLFETDSLHLTPASRPALERVGKALMRVGINRLRLEGHTDSQGNVDYNRRLSVARAQSVAEALIAVGINRDHITARGLGMSRPVADNRTAAGRAENRRVAIIVASE from the coding sequence TTGTCGCAGGATCAGATCGAGCTTCTTAAAGACCAGGGGTTTGCGCTGAAGGAAGAGGGCTGGACTTTCGATATCTCCAGCAAGGTCTTGTTCGAAACCGATAGCCTGCATCTGACGCCGGCCAGCCGGCCTGCGCTCGAACGGGTGGGCAAGGCCTTGATGCGTGTCGGCATCAACCGGTTGCGGCTGGAAGGGCATACCGACAGCCAGGGCAATGTCGATTACAACCGCAGGTTGTCGGTGGCTCGTGCCCAGTCGGTGGCCGAAGCGCTGATTGCGGTCGGTATCAACCGGGATCACATCACCGCGCGCGGGCTGGGCATGAGCCGGCCGGTGGCCGACAACCGCACCGCAGCAGGGCGGGCCGAGAACCGGCGTGTTGCCATCATCGTGGCATCGGAATAA
- a CDS encoding LysE family translocator — translation MPDFFLFLLASLAITIAPGPDNLQVLARGISQGRAAGVTAAAGFAAGVLFHTTLAALGVAAVIKSSPLAFEIVKIAGALYLIWIGFKALRSKGIGSAHAGNEQKLSSVFWQSVVGNMLNPKVTLFFIVFLPQFINTESGSSVMLQMFALGGIFMLQAFAVFASIGLGAGMIGTWLKRRPRTGVWLDRLAGVTFIALGLRVALFA, via the coding sequence ATGCCCGATTTCTTCCTTTTTCTGCTTGCATCGCTGGCCATCACCATTGCGCCCGGCCCGGACAATCTTCAGGTGCTGGCGCGTGGCATTTCGCAAGGACGCGCGGCCGGGGTAACGGCAGCGGCCGGGTTTGCCGCGGGCGTGCTGTTCCACACCACGCTGGCAGCGCTTGGCGTGGCGGCCGTGATCAAGTCGTCGCCGCTGGCCTTCGAGATCGTCAAGATCGCCGGGGCGCTCTACCTGATCTGGATCGGCTTCAAGGCGCTGCGCAGCAAGGGAATAGGCAGTGCACACGCCGGCAACGAACAGAAGCTGTCGTCGGTGTTCTGGCAGAGCGTGGTGGGCAACATGCTGAATCCCAAGGTCACCCTGTTCTTCATCGTGTTCCTGCCCCAGTTCATCAACACAGAAAGCGGTAGCAGCGTCATGCTGCAGATGTTCGCACTCGGCGGCATCTTCATGCTGCAGGCGTTTGCTGTCTTTGCCTCGATTGGCCTGGGTGCCGGCATGATCGGCACCTGGCTCAAGCGCAGACCGCGTACCGGTGTCTGGCTGGATCGCCTGGCCGGGGTGACCTTCATCGCCCTGGGCCTGCGGGTGGCGCTGTTTGCCTGA
- a CDS encoding PA4780 family RIO1-like protein kinase gives MKVPKRLEPLLEEGLIDEVLGQLMSGKEATVYVVRCGDEKRCAKVYKDAKQRSFKQATSYLDGRKVKNSRQARAMEKGTRYGRQMQEEMWQNAEVDALFRMANAGVRVPQPYICTDGVLLMDLVTDEDGNVAPRLNDVDMSEEQAVELHAMLLGQVVRMLLAGMIHGDLSEYNILLAGDGPMIIDLPQAVDAAGNSEAAVMLERDVDNLAAYFGRFAPKLLELNYGKEIWGLYEAGTLTLDSPLTGIVAVDDTPVDLDELMQDIEDARLEEEARLRGEHELRNGDD, from the coding sequence ATGAAGGTACCCAAGCGGCTTGAGCCTTTGCTTGAGGAAGGACTGATCGACGAAGTGCTTGGCCAGTTGATGAGCGGCAAGGAAGCCACCGTATATGTGGTGCGTTGCGGCGACGAAAAACGGTGCGCCAAGGTCTACAAAGACGCCAAGCAGCGCAGCTTCAAGCAAGCCACGTCTTACCTGGATGGCCGCAAGGTCAAGAACAGCCGTCAGGCGCGTGCCATGGAAAAAGGCACACGTTACGGTCGGCAGATGCAGGAAGAGATGTGGCAGAACGCCGAGGTGGACGCCTTGTTCCGCATGGCCAACGCCGGCGTGCGCGTGCCGCAGCCCTACATCTGTACGGACGGCGTGCTGTTGATGGACCTTGTCACTGACGAGGACGGCAACGTTGCGCCGCGCTTGAACGACGTGGACATGAGCGAGGAACAGGCGGTCGAGTTGCACGCCATGTTGCTGGGCCAGGTGGTGCGCATGCTGCTGGCCGGCATGATCCACGGTGACTTGTCCGAATACAACATCTTGCTGGCCGGCGACGGCCCGATGATCATCGACCTGCCGCAGGCGGTGGACGCAGCCGGCAACAGCGAAGCCGCCGTCATGCTGGAACGCGACGTCGACAATCTGGCAGCCTACTTCGGCCGCTTTGCGCCCAAGTTGCTGGAATTGAACTACGGCAAGGAAATCTGGGGGTTGTACGAAGCCGGCACGCTGACGCTTGATTCACCGCTCACGGGCATCGTCGCCGTTGATGACACGCCGGTGGATCTGGACGAGCTGATGCAGGACATCGAAGATGCGCGTCTGGAAGAAGAAGCGCGGCTGCGCGGTGAACACGAGCTGCGCAATGGCGATGATTGA
- a CDS encoding DUF1428 domain-containing protein, with the protein MSRYVDGFVLPVPSANLDAYRQMAEQAGRIWMEHGALEYIECVADDVKPGKLTSFPQSVQLQEDEVVVFSWIVYESREKRDEINAKVMNDPRLASMMDPKNMPFDGKRMFFGGFKTLVEL; encoded by the coding sequence ATGTCGCGTTACGTTGATGGTTTTGTGCTTCCCGTGCCGAGCGCCAATCTGGACGCCTATCGACAGATGGCCGAGCAGGCGGGACGGATCTGGATGGAACATGGCGCACTCGAATACATCGAGTGTGTGGCCGACGATGTGAAACCGGGCAAGCTCACATCGTTCCCGCAAAGTGTGCAGTTGCAGGAAGATGAGGTCGTGGTGTTTTCCTGGATCGTTTATGAGTCGCGCGAAAAGCGGGATGAAATCAATGCCAAGGTCATGAACGATCCACGGCTGGCCTCGATGATGGACCCCAAAAACATGCCCTTCGATGGAAAGCGCATGTTCTTCGGCGGTTTCAAGACTTTGGTAGAACTCTGA
- the mobB gene encoding molybdopterin-guanine dinucleotide biosynthesis protein B: MKVFGVAGYSNSGKTTLIEQLIPRAVARGLRVSLIKHAHHEFDVDQPGKDSWRHRKAGAAEVMVVSGKRWALMHELRGADEPALDELIAKLAPCDLVLVEGYKASPIPKLEVWRAENGKPRLPDDDAHIVALVTDSPAAADESRLPVLDLDDPDAVLAWILDYLAWPEDGAESLLRSAL, from the coding sequence ATGAAAGTATTCGGCGTTGCTGGTTACAGCAACTCGGGCAAGACCACCTTGATCGAACAACTGATTCCGCGCGCGGTTGCACGCGGACTGCGCGTGTCGCTGATCAAGCACGCGCACCACGAGTTCGATGTAGATCAACCCGGCAAGGATTCCTGGCGTCACCGCAAGGCGGGTGCTGCCGAAGTGATGGTAGTGTCAGGCAAGCGCTGGGCGCTGATGCACGAGCTCCGCGGCGCGGACGAGCCCGCGCTCGATGAATTGATCGCCAAGCTGGCACCCTGTGATCTGGTGCTGGTCGAAGGCTACAAGGCATCGCCCATCCCCAAGCTTGAGGTCTGGCGCGCTGAAAATGGCAAACCGCGTCTGCCCGACGACGACGCGCACATTGTGGCGTTGGTGACCGATTCCCCGGCTGCGGCGGACGAATCCCGCCTGCCTGTGCTCGACCTTGACGATCCTGACGCGGTGCTTGCCTGGATTCTCGATTATCTGGCGTGGCCCGAAGATGGTGCCGAATCGCTATTACGGAGTGCTTTATGA
- the glp gene encoding gephyrin-like molybdotransferase Glp yields the protein MSLMSLDDALVRLLAGADAYLQTVPHAARVPASVPLSDALGRVLATDIASSMSVPSVENSAMDGYALRAADVVAGGPGLAISQRVAAGQVPTPLTPGTVARIFTGAQLPEGADTVVMQEDVRLVDGLACFDAVPQAGAHVRGIGCDIMEGSVILKAGDRLGPAHIALAASTGLDRLPVWPRVRVATFSTGDELVMPGEPLVPGKIYNSNRFLLRGLLAGLDVLHTDLGIVEDSLDATREVLRRAAADHDLIVTTGGVSVGEEDHVRPAVEAEGRIDLWALAIKPGKPLAFGAIRREDGAEALFIGLPGNPVSSLITFALCVRPVLLRLAGMADVAPVRIASRADFSWPRGDRRREFLRARRNAQGGLDLFSNQLSAVLTSTVWADGIVDNPSGQTIAPGDTVQFIAFSDLLS from the coding sequence ATGAGTTTGATGTCCTTGGACGATGCCCTGGTCCGCCTGCTGGCCGGCGCGGATGCCTATCTGCAGACCGTGCCCCATGCTGCGCGGGTGCCGGCGTCGGTACCGCTGTCCGATGCACTGGGCCGGGTGCTGGCAACGGATATCGCGTCGTCCATGTCCGTGCCTTCGGTCGAGAACTCGGCCATGGATGGATACGCATTGCGAGCCGCCGATGTGGTGGCGGGTGGCCCTGGCTTGGCGATATCGCAGCGTGTCGCGGCTGGTCAGGTGCCGACCCCGCTGACCCCGGGAACGGTGGCCCGCATCTTCACTGGCGCGCAACTGCCCGAAGGCGCAGACACCGTCGTGATGCAGGAAGACGTGCGTCTGGTTGACGGTTTGGCCTGCTTCGATGCCGTGCCGCAGGCAGGCGCGCACGTGCGCGGCATTGGCTGCGACATCATGGAAGGCAGCGTCATCCTGAAAGCCGGCGACCGGCTTGGCCCCGCCCACATTGCGCTGGCTGCGTCCACCGGGCTGGATCGCCTGCCGGTGTGGCCGCGTGTGCGGGTGGCTACGTTTTCCACCGGTGATGAACTGGTGATGCCGGGCGAGCCGCTGGTGCCGGGCAAGATCTACAACTCCAATCGCTTCCTGTTGCGCGGTCTGCTGGCCGGGCTGGATGTGCTGCATACCGATCTGGGCATTGTCGAAGACTCCCTCGACGCGACCCGCGAGGTATTGCGCCGGGCGGCGGCCGATCATGACTTGATCGTCACCACCGGTGGCGTGTCGGTGGGCGAAGAAGACCACGTGCGTCCGGCCGTCGAAGCCGAAGGCCGCATCGATCTGTGGGCGCTGGCCATCAAGCCGGGCAAACCGCTGGCCTTTGGTGCCATTCGTCGTGAGGATGGTGCCGAAGCCTTGTTCATCGGCCTGCCCGGCAATCCGGTATCGAGCCTGATCACCTTTGCGCTGTGCGTGCGGCCCGTCTTGCTGCGCCTGGCCGGGATGGCAGACGTTGCCCCGGTACGGATTGCATCGCGTGCCGATTTCTCGTGGCCGCGTGGCGACCGCCGGCGCGAATTCCTGCGCGCGCGACGCAATGCACAAGGCGGGCTGGACCTGTTCTCCAATCAGTTGTCGGCCGTGCTGACGTCGACGGTGTGGGCAGACGGCATTGTCGACAACCCATCGGGTCAGACTATTGCGCCGGGCGACACCGTGCAATTCATCGCGTTTTCGGATCTGCTGTCATGA
- the moaD gene encoding molybdopterin converting factor subunit 1, with protein MKLELRFFASVREALSCDAESVDVPAEVGTVGALRDWLAARGDTWSRALGAGKSVRAAVDLDMVGADAPLHEGAEVAFFPPVTGG; from the coding sequence ATGAAGCTCGAACTGCGCTTTTTTGCTTCGGTACGCGAGGCTTTGTCTTGCGATGCCGAATCGGTTGATGTCCCCGCCGAGGTCGGCACGGTTGGTGCATTGCGCGACTGGCTGGCGGCACGTGGTGACACCTGGTCGCGCGCATTGGGCGCGGGCAAGTCTGTGCGTGCAGCAGTCGATCTGGACATGGTCGGTGCCGATGCCCCTTTGCACGAAGGTGCAGAAGTGGCGTTCTTCCCGCCCGTGACGGGGGGGTAA
- the moaE gene encoding molybdopterin synthase catalytic subunit MoaE: MTTRVSISVQSEDFDVSAELVALRADDTSIGAVVNFVGLVRDRNDGAQVSAMTLEHYPGMTERALEKIVAEAAQRWSLAAVRVIHRVGTLRAPDQIVLVATASMHRGDAFEACAFIMDYLKTRAPFWKREDTPAGSRWVEARESDDDAAARWDTPGTNA; the protein is encoded by the coding sequence ATGACGACCCGTGTTTCCATCAGCGTCCAATCGGAGGACTTCGACGTGTCAGCCGAGCTTGTCGCACTGCGGGCAGACGACACTTCTATTGGCGCGGTCGTGAATTTCGTCGGCTTGGTGCGTGATCGCAATGACGGTGCGCAGGTATCCGCCATGACGCTGGAACACTATCCCGGCATGACCGAACGGGCGCTGGAAAAGATCGTGGCCGAGGCTGCTCAGCGCTGGTCGCTGGCGGCGGTGCGGGTGATTCATCGCGTCGGCACCTTGCGCGCACCCGATCAGATCGTGCTGGTTGCCACTGCCAGCATGCATCGTGGTGATGCGTTCGAAGCCTGTGCGTTCATCATGGATTACTTGAAGACGCGTGCGCCGTTCTGGAAGCGCGAAGACACGCCAGCGGGATCGCGCTGGGTGGAGGCGCGGGAGTCCGATGATGATGCGGCGGCGCGCTGGGATACGCCTGGCACCAACGCTTGA
- a CDS encoding LysR family transcriptional regulator yields MSDLSQRFDGLAEFVETARAGSFTAAGAILQLTPSAVGKSVSRLEARVGTKLLHRTTRRLTLTNEGEAYLETCLAVLGQLDGAEKNLASGRNAVVGKVRIDLPAAFGRRHVMPLLTALAREHAGLHFKVMFSERTIDVVDEGADVAVRIGSLDDDADLVARKLGTQKLVICASPAYLDQHGHPQAASELLTRDCIIGWRRKARPTWLLKEKDGRSYAQEVNVRHEFSDGDAMVAAVLAGCGLCQLPTWLVGGQLQSGALATVLDQFAGSEMPIHVVWPKSRYIHPKLRVVVDALVQAATRPGSGFMP; encoded by the coding sequence ATGTCAGACCTATCTCAACGCTTTGACGGACTTGCCGAATTTGTAGAGACAGCGCGCGCAGGCAGCTTCACTGCGGCAGGCGCGATATTGCAGCTGACCCCATCGGCAGTCGGAAAAAGCGTGTCACGCCTTGAAGCACGGGTCGGCACCAAGCTGCTTCACCGCACCACTCGCAGGCTCACGCTTACCAACGAAGGCGAGGCTTACCTGGAGACGTGTCTGGCGGTTCTCGGACAGCTCGATGGTGCCGAGAAAAATCTGGCAAGTGGCCGCAATGCGGTGGTCGGCAAAGTACGCATCGATCTGCCCGCCGCGTTTGGGCGACGCCACGTCATGCCGCTGCTGACCGCCCTGGCCCGCGAACATGCCGGCTTGCATTTCAAGGTCATGTTCAGCGAGCGCACCATCGACGTCGTTGATGAAGGGGCGGACGTGGCGGTGCGCATCGGCAGCCTGGACGACGATGCAGACCTGGTGGCACGCAAACTGGGCACCCAGAAACTCGTCATCTGCGCATCGCCTGCCTACCTTGACCAACACGGCCACCCGCAAGCGGCGTCAGAGCTGTTGACCCGTGACTGCATCATTGGCTGGCGTCGGAAGGCACGTCCGACCTGGCTGCTGAAAGAAAAGGACGGCCGCAGCTACGCGCAGGAAGTGAACGTTCGCCATGAATTCAGCGATGGCGATGCGATGGTGGCCGCGGTGCTGGCCGGATGCGGACTGTGCCAGCTGCCCACCTGGCTTGTCGGTGGGCAACTGCAATCCGGTGCCTTGGCCACTGTGCTGGATCAGTTCGCCGGCTCGGAAATGCCGATCCATGTGGTCTGGCCGAAGTCCAGATACATCCACCCCAAGCTGCGCGTGGTGGTGGACGCGCTGGTACAGGCAGCCACCCGACCCGGGTCGGGCTTCATGCCCTAG
- a CDS encoding alkene reductase, protein MTLIFDSYDLAGLQLPNRIVMAPMTRARAPEGIPDDMTVLYYRQRASAGLIISEGAPVSTEGRGYLFNPALHTAEQAAGWRRVTDGVHSEGGRIFAQLWHVGRLSHTSLQVDGRAPVSSTATRSATAKAFAYDENGAPAMVPVSAPRALATDEIARVTQDFVRAAQLAIDAGFDGVEIHGANGYLFEQFLNGGVNDRTDRYGGSIPNRLRFLLETFDAIAAAIGSHRVGIRISPFGRLYDMPAFEGEADTWLALAEALAPRKLAYVHLSDQLSLGCEKIPSDFSAAFRRAYPGTLIAAGNFDKASGERALQSGELDLIAFGRPFISNPDLVERMRHDWPIAPADRATFYGSSGAKGYTDYPRYQPAALPQDADVSLVNPA, encoded by the coding sequence ATGACCCTGATTTTTGATTCCTACGACCTGGCCGGTTTGCAGTTGCCTAACCGCATCGTCATGGCACCCATGACCCGGGCCCGCGCCCCCGAGGGCATCCCGGACGATATGACAGTGCTGTACTACCGTCAGCGGGCCAGTGCCGGACTCATCATCAGCGAAGGCGCGCCGGTATCCACGGAAGGGCGTGGATACCTGTTCAATCCTGCGCTGCATACCGCCGAGCAGGCGGCAGGGTGGCGGCGCGTGACCGATGGGGTGCACAGCGAAGGCGGGCGCATTTTTGCTCAGCTTTGGCATGTGGGCCGCCTGTCGCATACGTCTTTGCAGGTGGATGGGCGTGCACCCGTATCGTCAACGGCAACCCGCTCGGCAACCGCCAAGGCCTTCGCCTACGACGAGAACGGCGCGCCCGCCATGGTGCCCGTGAGCGCACCTCGTGCTTTGGCGACTGATGAGATTGCACGTGTTACGCAGGACTTCGTTCGGGCGGCACAGCTGGCGATCGATGCCGGCTTCGATGGTGTCGAAATTCACGGCGCAAACGGTTATCTGTTCGAGCAATTTCTTAACGGCGGTGTCAACGACCGAACCGACCGATACGGTGGCTCGATCCCCAATCGCTTGCGCTTTTTGCTTGAAACCTTCGATGCGATTGCCGCTGCAATCGGTTCGCATCGTGTAGGCATTCGCATCTCGCCGTTCGGACGGCTGTACGACATGCCTGCTTTTGAGGGCGAGGCCGATACGTGGCTGGCCCTGGCCGAAGCCCTGGCACCACGCAAGCTGGCCTACGTGCATCTCAGCGACCAGCTTTCGCTGGGCTGCGAAAAGATTCCGAGCGACTTCAGTGCGGCATTCCGGCGCGCCTATCCGGGTACCCTGATCGCAGCGGGCAACTTCGATAAAGCGTCTGGCGAACGCGCGCTGCAGTCGGGCGAGCTTGATCTGATCGCCTTCGGCCGACCGTTCATCTCAAACCCGGACCTGGTCGAACGCATGAGGCACGATTGGCCAATCGCACCCGCAGACCGCGCAACGTTCTACGGCAGCAGCGGTGCAAAAGGCTATACCGATTACCCGCGTTATCAGCCTGCGGCACTGCCCCAAGATGCGGATGTTTCCTTGGTGAACCCGGCATGA
- a CDS encoding nuclear transport factor 2 family protein: MMQTHQRLDAGADDKLKAVLDREEIRNLRSLYAHFLDGNLLDRLDDIFTVDAVADTGRGQWNGRQEIRDGLRAAFQEYDRDGQGRYPFMHAVTNHWIEILGPDIAEGRCYLIDFETASKPDPNPLLLLGIYADEYKRVDGNWRISRSRLEHIWPQRNGGGGTPGDGLVLPE, encoded by the coding sequence ATGATGCAAACACATCAACGCTTGGATGCCGGGGCGGACGACAAGCTGAAGGCGGTGCTTGACCGAGAGGAAATCCGCAATCTGCGCAGCCTGTACGCCCACTTCCTGGACGGCAATCTGCTGGACCGTCTGGACGACATCTTCACGGTGGATGCGGTGGCAGATACGGGCCGTGGTCAGTGGAACGGGCGGCAAGAGATTCGCGATGGATTGCGCGCCGCTTTTCAGGAGTACGACCGTGATGGCCAGGGTCGTTATCCGTTCATGCACGCCGTGACCAATCACTGGATCGAGATACTGGGGCCGGATATCGCCGAGGGGCGTTGCTACCTGATCGATTTCGAGACCGCGTCCAAGCCTGATCCCAATCCGCTTTTGCTGCTTGGCATCTACGCCGACGAGTACAAGCGCGTCGATGGCAACTGGCGCATCAGCCGGTCTCGTCTCGAACACATCTGGCCGCAGCGCAATGGCGGGGGCGGCACGCCAGGAGACGGGTTGGTCCTTCCTGAGTAG